The Flavobacterium commune genome contains a region encoding:
- a CDS encoding glycoside hydrolase family 88/105 protein yields the protein MNFKKTLLVLMTALAVVSCKSTAVKQGVTIKQSKKEVIAIIDKVNSHWQDSHPELGNAFWNVAAYHTGNMEAYKVTKNKKYLDYSMAWAEKNQWMGAKSTNKSEWKYNYGETDKHVLFGDWQICFQTYIDLYNYTGKKDAHKIARAREVMEYQMSTAANDYWWWVDGLYMVMPVMTKLYKLTGNELYLEKLHEYLTYANSIMYDDEAKLYFRDAKYVYPKHKSANGKKDFWARGDGWIFAGYAKIIQDLPKNAKHRQEYINRFKDMAKSLAAAQQKEGYWTRSILDTEHAPGPETSGTAFFTYGYLWGINNGILDKATYLPVVEKSWNYLTHFALQADGTVGYVQPIGEKAIPGQVVDKNSTADFGVGAFLLAASEMSRFVK from the coding sequence ATGAATTTTAAAAAAACACTTTTGGTGCTGATGACCGCTTTAGCAGTTGTTAGTTGTAAAAGTACCGCAGTAAAACAAGGAGTAACTATAAAGCAATCTAAAAAAGAAGTAATTGCTATTATTGATAAAGTAAACAGTCATTGGCAGGATTCCCACCCGGAATTAGGTAACGCTTTCTGGAATGTTGCTGCTTATCATACCGGAAATATGGAAGCTTATAAAGTAACTAAAAACAAAAAATATCTGGATTATTCTATGGCTTGGGCTGAGAAAAACCAATGGATGGGAGCTAAATCTACAAATAAATCCGAATGGAAATACAATTATGGAGAAACCGATAAGCATGTTTTGTTTGGCGATTGGCAAATTTGTTTTCAAACTTATATTGATTTGTATAATTATACAGGAAAAAAAGATGCTCATAAAATTGCCCGAGCCCGTGAGGTGATGGAATATCAAATGAGTACCGCAGCTAATGATTACTGGTGGTGGGTTGATGGATTGTATATGGTAATGCCGGTTATGACCAAGTTGTATAAGTTAACGGGGAATGAATTGTATCTTGAAAAGTTGCATGAGTATTTAACTTATGCTAATAGTATTATGTATGACGATGAGGCAAAATTATATTTCCGCGATGCAAAATATGTTTACCCAAAACATAAAAGTGCCAATGGAAAGAAAGACTTTTGGGCCAGAGGAGACGGATGGATTTTTGCAGGCTACGCCAAAATTATTCAGGATTTACCAAAGAATGCCAAACACAGACAAGAATACATCAATCGCTTTAAAGATATGGCTAAGTCATTGGCAGCAGCCCAACAAAAAGAAGGTTATTGGACCAGAAGTATCTTAGATACAGAACATGCACCGGGACCGGAAACTAGCGGAACGGCATTTTTTACTTATGGTTATTTATGGGGAATTAATAACGGAATTTTAGATAAAGCAACCTATTTGCCTGTAGTGGAGAAATCATGGAATTATTTAACTCATTTTGCTCTTCAAGCAGACGGTACAGTTGGCTATGTTCAGCCGATAGGCGAAAAAGCCATCCCGGGTCAAGTTGTCGATAAAAACTCCACTGCTGATTTTGGTGTAGGTGCTTTTTTATTAGCAGCTTCAGAGATGTCCCGTTTTGTGAAATGA
- a CDS encoding hybrid sensor histidine kinase/response regulator transcription factor produces the protein MLLISFTINSQRVPKFLVSGYSQEKYDIGYIGIENGLANNAVTSVYKDKRGFMWFGTYDGISRFDGYGFSNYRNEPNDANSLINNRVVSICGTQNEIWVGTKTGLSVYSYFTNRFSARYCVNPKTGKNELISIAINAIKDYKSKIYIASAGRGLLCYSDKDKKIIQIPLYINGKLQWDYHLQGIDFDKSGRLWGFIQGAGLVTMELNAKKITVVYPDVLSGGCVFYDGFSNVWVAIDGGLLKYNTFDKTHRIYTNQEIRYPIADLMYKPDSKELWIATNGNGIVKYNFTSDSFSLLSASLKNEKLNSNAISSLYFDSENRVWIGTLRGGVNRFENKKSPFSTVSKNEKTSNTLPSDFILSLCEQDSNHLWIGTDGGGASLWDRKNNVFTNYSYNPSDSNSLANNFVSTIVKDAKGIWFGSYGGGVCLFNSQTQSFKRYQLFNLKYNIIQKNIWVLFHSKDGVLWAGSPDEEGLYRYNATIDQFDFVDAKISGIISMTQDFQENLWLGNFTKLIKLNPKTLKRQEIEIKYPVRSIVSISNTKMLVGTEGGGLMIFNPQTLERKFLTQADGIPNNSVLNIIRDKRGVYWCSTYNGIFVYNAANGKITSYHDADGLQSNQFNYNAALKLSTGEIVFGGIKGFNIIDTKINAQIHAFPKLVITSIKVNNKAIEESGVTTFGIDELKLPYDESMLNIEFAALEYSLPEKISYAYFLEGWDSQWHYVDNIRSANYSRLTEGDYTLKIKSTNAEGIWNSKIISLPITVLPPWYRSSFAYFLYLLAIAFVIYVVDKYQRKQAQLKYEVQLSQNLAKQEKELNEKKLTFFTNISHEFRSPLTMIINPLKDIIYGDKQQIDSGAIEMVYSNSRRLLSLVDQLLLFRKTETETGKLKIAKIDIVELAKEVFSCFVHHAKTKKIDYSFSISEESVFVYADREKIEMALFNLISNALKFTEKENGAVAVQLRCVANEVVINVVDNGEGVPDADKDKIFNLFYQSNKNIKNNRKGFGIGLYLVKQFVNQHHGRVSCADNENGGATFEIRLLLGKEHFGDIEIREDLSDRTLFLEEFLQDKTLEEDVLEDNQESEITEDLIKDAKSILVVDDNPQIRNYLKKILAPKYSVTAAESAEKALEIIRKVQPDLIISDVVMGDMNGVAFCKHVKSDEELKHIPIILLTGGTSEEVKLKGAEVGADDYITKPFDNDYLLARINGILSRRDSEQNYLLNSVTKNVVSSKISDEDKKLIDRIVEVIDANLDQENFNVQDLALELGMSHSLVYKKIKKITGKSVSEFTRSVRLRKVATLLITTDLQISQAASLAGFGDIKYFRKQFQQFYDMNPSEFKKKYQNVKDNKYILNESFWKST, from the coding sequence ATGCTTTTAATCTCTTTTACGATTAATTCGCAGCGTGTACCTAAGTTCCTTGTTTCAGGTTATAGCCAGGAAAAGTATGACATTGGATACATTGGTATTGAAAATGGATTGGCTAATAATGCGGTAACTTCCGTTTATAAGGACAAGAGAGGTTTCATGTGGTTTGGAACGTATGATGGGATTAGTAGGTTTGACGGTTATGGTTTTTCCAATTACAGAAATGAACCGAATGATGCCAATTCGTTAATTAATAACAGAGTTGTTAGTATCTGTGGAACACAAAATGAGATTTGGGTTGGTACAAAAACAGGTTTGAGTGTTTATAGTTATTTCACTAACCGGTTCAGTGCGAGGTATTGTGTGAATCCTAAAACGGGTAAAAATGAGTTAATAAGTATTGCAATCAATGCAATTAAAGATTATAAAAGCAAAATATATATTGCCAGCGCAGGTAGAGGTTTGCTTTGTTATTCGGATAAGGATAAGAAAATTATCCAGATTCCACTTTATATAAACGGTAAATTACAATGGGATTATCATCTTCAAGGAATTGATTTTGATAAATCAGGGAGATTATGGGGGTTTATTCAGGGTGCAGGACTTGTAACGATGGAGTTAAACGCAAAAAAAATTACTGTAGTTTATCCGGATGTTTTGAGTGGAGGTTGTGTTTTTTATGATGGATTTTCAAATGTTTGGGTAGCAATTGATGGAGGTTTGTTAAAATACAATACGTTTGATAAAACGCATCGAATTTATACCAATCAGGAAATTAGATATCCTATAGCTGATTTAATGTATAAACCCGATTCGAAAGAACTTTGGATTGCTACTAATGGTAATGGTATTGTAAAATACAATTTTACTTCGGATTCTTTTTCGTTATTAAGTGCAAGTTTGAAGAATGAAAAGTTAAATAGTAATGCTATTTCGTCTTTGTATTTTGATAGTGAAAATCGGGTTTGGATTGGTACTTTAAGAGGAGGTGTCAACAGGTTTGAAAATAAAAAAAGTCCTTTTTCGACCGTTTCTAAAAATGAAAAAACAAGCAATACTTTGCCAAGTGATTTTATCTTGTCGTTGTGTGAACAGGATAGCAATCATCTATGGATAGGAACTGATGGTGGCGGAGCCAGTTTGTGGGACAGAAAGAATAATGTTTTTACTAATTATTCTTATAATCCAAGTGACTCTAATTCGTTGGCAAATAATTTTGTTTCGACAATTGTAAAAGATGCCAAAGGAATCTGGTTTGGCTCTTATGGAGGAGGAGTTTGTCTATTTAATTCTCAGACCCAAAGTTTTAAAAGATATCAGCTTTTTAATCTGAAATATAATATTATCCAAAAAAACATCTGGGTACTTTTTCATAGTAAAGACGGAGTTTTGTGGGCAGGTTCTCCGGATGAAGAGGGATTGTACCGTTATAATGCAACTATTGATCAATTTGATTTTGTAGATGCAAAAATTAGCGGAATCATTTCGATGACACAGGATTTTCAGGAAAATCTTTGGTTAGGAAATTTTACAAAATTAATTAAACTCAATCCAAAGACATTGAAGCGTCAGGAAATTGAGATTAAATATCCTGTGCGATCCATTGTTTCCATTTCTAATACCAAAATGCTTGTAGGTACTGAGGGAGGCGGTTTAATGATTTTTAATCCCCAAACTTTGGAGAGAAAATTTTTAACCCAGGCTGATGGAATTCCAAATAATTCGGTTCTAAATATAATTCGGGATAAACGGGGAGTCTATTGGTGTAGTACTTATAATGGTATTTTTGTATACAACGCTGCTAACGGAAAAATAACCAGTTACCATGATGCTGACGGACTTCAAAGCAATCAGTTTAATTACAATGCGGCACTCAAGCTTTCTACGGGGGAAATCGTTTTCGGAGGAATTAAGGGATTTAATATTATTGATACCAAAATAAATGCACAAATTCATGCTTTCCCCAAACTGGTAATTACTTCGATAAAAGTAAATAACAAGGCTATAGAGGAATCGGGCGTAACCACTTTTGGAATTGATGAGCTAAAACTTCCGTATGATGAGTCGATGCTGAATATAGAATTCGCAGCATTAGAGTACAGTTTGCCTGAGAAAATATCTTATGCTTATTTTCTGGAAGGTTGGGATTCGCAATGGCATTATGTCGATAATATAAGAAGTGCCAACTATTCAAGATTAACAGAGGGCGATTATACTTTAAAAATTAAATCTACAAATGCAGAGGGAATTTGGAATTCTAAAATCATTTCGTTGCCCATCACTGTATTGCCACCTTGGTACAGAAGTTCTTTTGCTTATTTCCTTTATTTGTTAGCTATTGCTTTTGTGATTTATGTAGTTGATAAATACCAAAGAAAGCAGGCTCAATTAAAGTATGAGGTGCAGCTTTCACAGAATTTAGCCAAACAGGAGAAGGAATTGAACGAAAAAAAGCTAACTTTTTTTACCAATATTTCTCATGAATTTCGGTCTCCTTTGACAATGATTATCAATCCACTGAAAGATATTATTTATGGCGATAAGCAGCAAATAGATTCCGGAGCTATAGAAATGGTGTATAGCAATTCCCGAAGATTATTGAGTTTAGTAGATCAGTTGTTGCTTTTTAGAAAAACCGAAACCGAGACCGGAAAACTCAAAATTGCTAAAATTGATATTGTTGAATTGGCTAAAGAGGTTTTTAGCTGTTTTGTACATCATGCCAAAACTAAAAAAATAGACTATAGCTTTAGTATTTCTGAAGAATCAGTATTTGTTTATGCCGATCGGGAAAAGATAGAAATGGCTTTGTTTAATTTGATTTCGAATGCCTTAAAATTTACCGAAAAAGAAAATGGTGCGGTTGCGGTTCAGCTGCGTTGTGTGGCTAATGAGGTTGTTATAAACGTAGTTGATAACGGTGAAGGAGTTCCGGATGCTGATAAAGACAAAATATTCAATCTGTTTTATCAATCGAATAAAAACATTAAAAACAATCGAAAAGGATTTGGTATCGGACTTTATTTGGTAAAACAATTTGTTAATCAGCACCACGGAAGGGTGAGTTGTGCAGATAATGAAAATGGCGGAGCTACTTTTGAAATTAGATTGCTTTTAGGAAAAGAACATTTTGGCGATATTGAAATACGGGAAGATTTAAGTGACAGAACTTTGTTTTTAGAAGAATTTCTACAGGACAAAACATTAGAGGAAGATGTTTTAGAAGATAATCAAGAATCTGAAATTACAGAAGACTTAATAAAAGATGCCAAAAGCATTTTAGTTGTGGACGATAATCCTCAAATAAGAAATTATCTGAAGAAAATATTAGCACCTAAATACAGTGTTACTGCTGCCGAAAGTGCCGAAAAAGCATTGGAAATAATTAGAAAAGTGCAGCCGGATTTAATTATTTCGGATGTGGTAATGGGCGATATGAATGGTGTGGCTTTTTGTAAACATGTCAAATCTGATGAGGAGTTAAAACACATCCCGATAATATTGCTTACCGGAGGAACTTCGGAAGAGGTGAAACTGAAAGGTGCCGAAGTAGGTGCTGACGATTATATTACAAAACCATTTGATAATGATTATTTGTTGGCGCGAATTAACGGGATACTTAGCCGACGTGATAGTGAACAGAATTATTTGCTTAATTCTGTTACTAAAAATGTTGTAAGTTCAAAAATATCCGATGAGGATAAGAAGTTGATTGATAGAATTGTTGAGGTGATTGATGCTAATTTAGATCAAGAAAATTTCAATGTGCAGGATTTGGCTCTTGAGTTAGGGATGAGTCATTCATTGGTTTATAAGAAAATCAAAAAAATTACTGGTAAGTCGGTTTCAGAATTCACAAGAAGTGTGCGTTTAAGAAAAGTGGCTACTTTGTTAATTACAACCGATTTGCAGATAAGTCAGGCAGCTTCATTGGCGGGTTTTGGTGATATTAAATATTTTAGAAAACAATTCCAGCAGTTTTATGATATGAATCCTTCGGAATTCAAAAAGAAGTATCAAAATGTAAAAGATAATAAGTATATATTGAATGAGAGTTTCTGGAAATCAACTTGA